TCTTTTGGAATGATACCACTCTTAAAGAAGTAGATTATAGTAATAATAAAATTGCTAATGTTAGCGAATGGGAAGTTAAAAACTCAATAGCAACCAGGAATTAGATTATTAAACAAAAAAAAGCCTTGCAATTGCAAGGCTTTTTTTTTGTTATTTTGGTTTTAGTTGATTGTCCAACCTGCTCCCCAAGTAGAGTAGTCGGTACCAGTAGCCGTGCCTTCTGCAGTAAAAAAGTCAGCATCTGTAAATGATACGGTTGTGTCGTTTTTGACTTTATCTGTTACGTCTACAAAAGTAACTCCTGTTACTTGTAGATCGTCACTTACAACACCGTTACCAGTATCTAAATCGTCTAAGTCAAAACCTTCACCGTATCCTGTAATCATTATATTACTAAATAGACCTTGTGTTCCAGCTCTTAATCTTACCGCTTCAGAAGAATTAGCAGATCCTGCTCCAACAATAGTTACATTGTTTACTGTTGGCTTAGAGAATATACCAGTTGCATTACTAAAATCTGTATTGTAACCATCTGCTTCAATCGCTTTATCATCAGAAGCTCTGTTTGAGATATATACGTTGTTTAAAGTTCCAGAGAAACCTTCTGTCCAGTCTACAGAATCATCTTCTGCATTGATAACTGAAATGTAACTAGCGTTAACTGTACCTCCGAAAAACTCGATACCATCATCTTTTCCAGCGTAAGCTTGAATGTAGTTTACAGACGTTGCATTTCCAACGCCGTAAAAAGAAAATCCATTATTTTCAGATTGTCCATCAGCAGCACCACCAGAATACTCTACACGTACATAACTTAAAGAACCAGAATTATCATTTGCAGTATTACCACCATAAGGTAAACTAGCAATTTCTGAAGTAGCCGTATTTGTTCCGGTAACAGAATTTATTGGTGCTTTACCTAATAAAATTAGTCCACCCCAATCTCCAGCAGCAGGACTTGAAGCGTCAGAAGTAAATACTATAGGGCAATCAGCAGTACCATTTGCTATTATTTTAGCACCTTGAGATATTGCGATGTAAACATCAGCTCCAGAAGATAATGCCTTAATAGTCATACAGGGTGGAATCGTTAATGTTGTACCACTAGTCATAATTAGAGACCCATTAAGTTTGTATGTATTGTTAGCATCTAAAGTTAAGTCTTCAGTATACGTACCAGATAAGTAAATAGTAGCAGGGTCTGTTGTACCTCCTCCAGAGTTGTTGTTTGTTACGCTATTGTCGTTTATTACAATATCAGACGTGTCGTCTGTAGAGCATGAGAATACCATAGATACTAATGCTAAGCCTAAAATTATTTGTTTTTTCATTGTTTTTTTGTTTTAGTTGTATTTTTTAATTTTGTTTAGTTTATTAAAATTTATATTTAAGTTGTAATCCTATATTTAATCCTCTTTTATAATCTGTTACTCCTTTTCCGTTAGCTGAGACAACTAAAACATCTCCTTGATTTTGATCTTCTCTTACGTATTGTATTGCTGGGTTTAGTAAGTTTTTAGCACTAAGGTTGATTTCAAAATTATCGCTGATAGTGTTTTTCCAGATGAAGTCTAATGTTGGGACGCTTTTTTCAACAATGTTTCCAAGGTCTCCAGAACCTAAAGCGTCGATTCTATCAGAAAAATATGAAAACACTAAGTTGGCAACAGGTTTGTAGTTCTCAAAAACTGGAGAGTAGCTGATATCTGCATTTAAAATAAATGGAGAGGCACCTTGTAGTTCGTCTTCTGTTTTATTAAAAGCCAGATCAAAAGTTCCATCTATAGTTGTATATAAATCTTGTTGTGTGTGCATGTAAGTCGCATTAACACCAAAAGATAGATTAGTATTGTCATTGTCATCTATTAAAATATTTTTTCTTAATTCGACTTCGACACCATACACTGTTGCTTTGTCACCTGTTCTTACATAGCGTTGTGTTCCTGTCGCATCTCCTACAACGACTAAGTTAATTGGGTCTTCAATCTGTTTTGTAAATGCACCTAGCGAAAAGACTTCACTTCTGCTAAAAAACCATTCGTACTTTAAGTCTAAATTCAAAACATTAGAATAACCAAGCACATCAGGATTCCCTCCAATACGTGTGGATACATCTTCGTATACAAATGGTGCTATTTCTTTAAACTCAGGAGTCGAAACCGTTTTACTTGCTGAGAATCTAAGATTTTGATCTTCGGTTAAGCTGTATTTGATGTTAATGCTTGGTAGTACAAATGTCTCTTTAGATATTTTAGAGTCTTCTCCGTTATTACCTAAGTTAATAACATTGTAATCTATACTTTGTTCAAAGCTTTCTAATCTTACACCTGGTACAAATAGCCATTTTTCTCCAGCTTTAATTTCTGCGTCAACATAGCCTGCGTAAATATTTAACGCTCCGTTATAGGTGTTTTCATTAAGTCCAGGTCTGTTGGTGTTAGATAATGTAGGATATGGTTTTAAAACTTTGATTTCATATAATCCAGAATCACCAGTATTTAAATTTAAGTTGCTTAAGTTAAATACTGAGTCGAAGTTATTGACATCTGTAATTTGATAACCATTTTCCACGATATCGTAACCATATCTAACATTACTAAATTGTCTTGTTTTATTACGACCATTATATCCAAAGTTTAATTTTAGATTATCATTAACTGCATAAGCTAGATTTACACGTCCATTGTATTCGTCATCCTCAATTTTTTGGAAGTAGCGTTGGTTATCAAAAACCACATTACTGTAAAATGTTGGATTTGTTGTTGGGTCATTATCTAGGGCGTAATCATAATTTTCTACACTAAAACGTTTTCTGTCTGGTTGGTCAGAAAATACTTTGTTGTAACCAAACCCCCAGTCTAACTCAAAATCGCCAGATTTGTGGTTTCCTATTAATTGGTTTACAAATATTTTTGTTTGGTCAAACTGTATGTTTTGTTGGTAAAATCCTTTGTCAGTATTAAGAATAGCATCTCTGTTTCTACCGTTTCCGTCTGTACCAAAATAACCGACTTCGTCTGAAGAGCTGTTAATGAATATAGAGTTAAAACTTAAGCGGTTGTCACTATTTATCTTATAGTTTAAGTTGGCCATAGCAGTTGTGGTTGTAGAGTACTCATATTCTTCTGCTGCTTCAAAAGCTTTTTTCTCTACAGTCGAAAAATCTACAGATTTACCTTCTCTATATTCGTAATTATTTTCAAAACCTCCAGTTAAAAAGAAACTTAATCTTGATCCATTTTCAAAATTGAAAGAACTACCTCCTGAGGCACCGTAAGATACATTAATAGGAGTGTCTACATTTACGGGATCTACGCCATGTGATAAAACGATAGCAAAAGGATTGTGCTCTCCTCTTCCATAAAATCCGAAGTAACCAGTACCTTCGCTTCTGACAAAATTTTTGTCAATAGCGTTAGTGTTTATGCCTGTGCCTGAAAAAGCCTCTGCAAAAGATCTGCCTTTATGCTCTTTTGAGGTTATATCAACATTACCTGCAGCGAAATCTCCATAAAATTGAGAAGCGTAAGCTTTGCTTATTGATACATTTTGAATAACGTCTGACGAAAATAAATTTAAATCAATATTCTTTTTGTTAACATCGTTAGATGGTAATGATAGACCATTCATGGTAGTGTTTAAGTATCTGTCACCAAGACCACGGACATATACATTACTAGAACCTTCTTGTTTAGAGACCCCAGATATTTTTGCAACCGCACCAGCAGCATCGCTGACCCCTTTTCTTGATAACTCTTCAGCTCCGATGATTTGTTTGATTTCTACTGCTTTTTTTTGTTCTAATAAAAGCGCCGTTTCACTTTCTCGTTTTGTTGTTACAGTTTCAAGTATAACTTCGTCTAAAGCAGCAGCACTTGCACTCATAACAACATTAATTTCTGTGACTTGGCCTGCTTGCACAGTTGCAGAGATCGTTTGTGTTTCGTAACCAACAAAACTAAACTCGACATTATACGTTCCTGGATTTAGGTCTGAGAATGTATATTGACCAGCATTGTCGGATGTTGTGCCTTTAGTGGTTCCTTTTAGTAATATGTTAGCATAAGCTAAAGATTCGTTGTTAAACTCCTTGTCTGTTAGAGTTCCAGAGATAGATCCTGTTTGAGCGAAAGTAATTGCGCTGAATAGAGTAAAAAATAGGTATGTAAGTTTTTTCATTTTGACTATTAAAATTCTTGATGCAAAGAAACCTCCATATTGTAAAGTCAAGGTTAACTAGAGATTAATAGTTGGTGACTAAAAAGTTAGCTAAAGGTTATCGGATAAGTTTGATTATTGTGTTGGCTAAACATTAAGTTAACATTAGCAATTGCTTTTGGTTATCTTACAAATAGTTATCTTGCATTTCAAAATTTTGATTATGAATTGGGAACAGTTACTCTCTTTAAAGCGCTTTGGCGATACTAATAAAAGATTAAGAAAAGAAGAAGATGAAACACGTTTAGGGTTTGAAGTTGATTATGATCGTGTTATCTTTTCTTCGGAGTTTAGAAGTCTACAGGACAAAACACAAGTAATACCATTATCTAATACCGATTTTGTACATACTAGATTAACACACAGTTTAGAGGTTAGTGTTGTTGGACGCTCTTTAGGGAGAAAAGTAGGTCAGAAGATTTTAGAAAAGCACCCACATCTTCAAAATATTCATGGTTATTTACCAAATGACTTTGGTGCTATTGTTGCATCTGCTGCTTTAGCACATGATATTGGTAATCCTCCTTTTGGACATTCTGGTGAAAAAGCTATTGGCGAATTTTTTATTTCAGGAGAGGGACAGCATTATAAAGAGCAGTTAACGGATAAGGAATATCAGGATCTTTGCGATTTTGAAGGTAATGCCAATGGTTTTAAAATTGCGACACAGAGCAGAGCTGGGCGTGAAGGAGGTCTTAGATTGACGTATGCAACATTAGGTGCTTTTACAAAGTACCCTAAAGAGTCTTTGCCTAAAAAACCAACAAAGCATATAGCAGATAAGAAATATGGTTTTTTTCAAACAGAAAAAGAGGCGTTTAAAGATGTGGCTGAAGAATTAGGTTTGGTTAAGCGAGGTAGTGAAGACGATTTTAGTTTTTCTCGTCATCCATTAGCTTTTTTAGTTGAAGCAGCGGATGATATATGTTATACTATAATAGATTTTGAAGACGGAATTAATTTAGGATTGATTCAAGAAGAATATGCCTTAGAGTATCTTATTAATTTAGTTAGACATTCAATTAATACTGAAAAATATCATAAACTTACTAATACCAAAGACAGAGTAAGTTATTTGAGGGCTTTAGCAATTAATACGTTAATTAATGAAGCGGTATCTATTTTTATGGATAATGAAGAGTTAATTTTAAATGGTGAGTTTAGTATCGGTCTTTTGGATAAGAGTAAATATGAAGCTCAAATTAATGATATTATTAAATTAAGTATTGATAAGGTATATCAGTCTAAAGATGTTGTAGATAAAGAAATTGCAGGATACCAAATTTTAAACACATTATTACAGACGTATAGTAAGGCAGTGAATAACAATTATACAGGTAAGGTTTCGAACTACGATAAGTTAATATTAAAGGGGTTACCTTCAACTTCAGACTTTAAAACGGATAGATTATATGTTAGGTTACTTAATGTTTGTCATTTTGTGTCACTGATGAGTGATAGTCAGGCTATTATCGAATATAAGAAAATTAAAGGGTTTAGTTTATGATAGTTTTATAGCTGTATAAATGAATTTTTAACAATAAAACTCTTAAAATTGTATTAAAAACCACTATTTTTAATGTCTTAAAAAACATTAAATGAAAAAGAAAATTACTATCCTAACGTTATGCGTTTTAGGTTGTGTTGCTTTATTTACTTTATCTGGGATAGATGATGTTGAAATAATAGAGCAGACAGAGACTAGAAACATACACAAACAGAACCTAGAAAGCAGTCCGTTTAAAGACGTTCTTAAATTAAGTAAGCCCGAAAGAAGAGCAGCAGGTCTTACGCCTAATAAGTATTACGAACAAGAGTGGGAGTTGACAATGAATCCTATTTTAGGAAGGCCAACTGCAGAAAATTTAAAACAAATTAAGGCTGACCAACAATTAAAGAGGCAAGCTTTCTTAGCATCAGGTAGAGTGCCTGGTGATGGTATTGATACCGATTGGTTGGAAAGAGGTCCTAATAATGTAGGAGGAAGGACAAGAGCGATAATGTTTGATCCCAATGACACAACTAATGAAACACTTTTTGCTGGGGGAGTTAGTGGAGGTTTATGGAAAAATACAAATATTTCAAATGAAGATTCAAGTTGGATTAGAGTTGATATTGATGGAAATTTAGCTGTTAGTTGTATTACTTATGATCCAAATAATACAAATGTATTTTATTTAGGTACGGGAGAGTCGTATGTTTCGGGAGACGTCAACGGTGATGGTGTATGGAAGTCGGAAGATGCTGGTGTTTCTTGGACTAAAGTGTTTGGAGGTATATCTGGTCCAACAACTTTTGAATCTGCATCAAACATTACAATAAATTCACCTGCTAGTATCGCAGGAGATTTCTTGTCCTATCCAACAGTAGCTTTTGGGACAGAGACATTAGTAGTATTAACTGCAGACTTAATTTTAGCGAATGATACTTCTCTTGCTGATCCAGTTTTAGGATGTACGACCTTTGGAGGAGATGCTACAGGTAAGATAGCTGTAATAAGAAGGGGGGATTGTAACTTTGATGATAAAGTGAGATTTGCAGAAGATGCTGGAGCAATCGGTGTAATAATGATGAATAATGTTGCTGGTACACCAATTCCAATGGGTGGAGATGATGCAACAATTACAATACCATCCGTAATGATTTCTAAAGAGGATGGTGATTTACTTGAGGCTGCAATTTTATCAGGAGTAACTAATGGGGCTTTAAACCCATCTACAGATACTTTTACAGGTAATTTAGTGCCAGGGATTCAATTTGTAAATGATATAAAAGTAAGAGATAATGCAGGAGTTTCAGAGGTGTTTGTAGCGGCAGGAGATAGTTTTTACAGTGCAGCAAATGCAACAACTTATTTAACAGGGCCTGAATTTGGATTGTATAAATCTACTGATGAGGGAGTTAGTTGGAGTGAATTGAGTTTGCCATTAACAGTAGATGGTAATAAACACTGTCCTAATGATATTGAAATTGGAGCCGATAATAAGCTATGGGTATCCACAACTAATAGTACTATTTTTGGTGATGGAGGAGGAGAGGTCTTAAGTTCTATGGATGGTAGTACTTTTACTATGAGCCATACGGTTACTGATGCTTCAAGAACTCAAATCGCTGTTTCTCAATCGGACCCAAGTATTCTTTATATATTAGCTCAGGGTAGTGGTACTGATCCTGTTATCATGGAAAAGACTATTGATGGTTTTGTAACTACGACTTCAATGAGTCTTCCTAATGATGTCGATACGGGTATCGATGCTAATGATTTTACAAGAGGTCAAGCTTATTACGATTTAATGCTAGAAGTTGATCCTAATAATGATCAAATCATTTATGCTGGGGGTATTGATTTATTTAAATCTTCAGATGCAGGGGATGCTTGGGACCAGATATCTAAATGGTCTAACAATAATATTCTTTCAGGATTAAATAAACCACTCGTACATGCTGATCAACACGCAATGACTTTTGCGAATGGGTCATCAACAATAATGGCATTTGGTAATGATGGAGGTGTGTACTATTCCGGTAATGATGGTGTTGCTATAGGTAGTAGAAATAAGGATTTTAATACTTCGCAATTTTACTCGGTTGGTGTAGCACCAACAACTGCCTTTGCTGGGGATTATTTTGCAGGTGGACTGCAGGATAATGGAACACAATTATTTGAAGACGCTAATACAACTCAGGCCGATGCTTCACAGGAAGCTTATGGAGGAGATGGTGCATATACCTTTTTTGATCAAGATGGTACAGATCAATATTTTGTAAGAAACTATGTTTATAATTCAGGAGTAAATGTATATAACTTTGCAACAAATACAAACGTGGTTATTAATAATGAAACGGAGTCTAATGGCGCTTTTATTAATCCACAAGCGCTAGATTCGAACTTAGATATTTTGTATTCTAATTATTCGTCAGGTGCAAACAGTATCATTAGACGATATTCTGGGATTAAATCTTCTTCAACTTTAGAAGAAACAGACATAACGGATCCAGAAATGGATTCTACACCTACAGCATTTACAGTTTCGCCTTATACAACGACAACTTCCACTCTTTTAGTCGGGACAATTTTAGGGGACATATTTCTTGTAGAAAATGCAGATGGAGCAACACCAACGTTTACGGAGTTGGATTTGAGTAATGTTATCGTAGGTAGTGTTTCTGATTTAGAATTTGGTACATCAGAGGATGAGATATTTTTAACTATTCACAATTATGGTGTTCAAAGTATTTGGTATACTAATGATGGAGGTGCTGTTTGGCAAGAAAAAGAAGGTGATTTACCTGATATGCCAGTCAAAACTATTTTACAAAACCCATTAAATACAAATGAAGTTATTATAGGGACAGATTTAGGTGTTTGGTCTACTAATAATTTTGCAGATGCTAGTCCAAACTGGAATCAAGCTTTTAATGGAATGACAAATGTTAAAGTAACAGATTTAGATTTACGAGATGATAATATGGTGTTTGCAGCAACTTATGGTCGCGGTATTTTCTCTGGTGAGTTTAAACAGGATAACAATGGAGATGAAGATGGTGATGGTGTCTTAAATGGTGTAGATAATTGTATTTATACCGCTAATGCCGATCAAGCTGATGCGGATGGTGATGGTGTTGGGGATGTTTGTCAAGACACAGATAATGATGGTGTTTTGGATAGTGAAGATAATTGTATCAATACCGCTAATGCTGATCAAGCTGATGCAGATGGAAATGGTGTGGGAGATGTGTGTCAAGATGATGATGGTGATGGTGTGTTTGCAGATGTAGATAATTGTTTAGACATTGCTAATCCAGGCCAAGAAGACGTAAATGGTAATGGGATTGGAGATACTTGTGACACAAGTTATGCAAATGTTGATAATATTTCTTTAGAAATTATTTCAGAAACTTGTCAAGATCAAGACAATGGAGTTGTTATCGTTCGTGTTAATGAAACTTTTGTAACATATATTGCTACTGTTGTTGGAAATGGAGTGAATTTGTCAGAGGTATTTACAACAAGCTCATTCACTTTTGAAGATCTTGCAGTAGGTTCTTATACTGTTTGCGTAACAGTGGATGGTACAACTTATGAGCAATGTTTTGAAATTAATATTGAGGAAGCAGATGTTATTGACTTACAAATTGTAAATAACAATAATGATTCTGGTATTACTTATATAGAAGTTAGTAGAGGTACCGCACCTTATACAGTTGTTTTTAACGGAGAAGTAGTACAAATTACTAGTACTCCTAATTTTGAATTAGAACTTATTGGTTCTGGTGAATTAGAAATTAAAACAGCAAAAGCTTGTGAGGGAACTTATAAAACATCGATTGAAAACACGTTTAATATAATAGCAAGTCCAAACCCAGTAATTAATAATCTTAAAATTACCTTACCAAACTCTGTTACTCAGTCAGAAATAGGGGTTCATGTTTTTGATGTCAATGGTAGATTGGTAATTGATAAAAATTACATGAGAGGTGGAGCGAATTTCATTGAGGTGCCTTTTTCGAATTTAAATAAAGGAATTTATTTTATTAAATTAGATGTCGATACTTCAGAGGTTTTTAAAATTATAAAAAAATAAAAAAAATATGAATAAGTTAATAAAAGTAATACCTATAGTATTATCCGCATTAGTGTTTGTGGCTTGTGGCGGAAGTGATGATGGAGGCGGTGAGGCAGCTCCTGTCCCTAATACAGCACCAACAGCTGTATCAAATTTAGTTTATCCTAGTTCGAATTTATTATGTATCGATACTACTATTTTATTTGATTGGTCCGCCGCTAACGATGTTGATAATGATGTTGTGAATTATAGATTGACAGTAGCGAGAGATAGAAATCAAACTGATATTGTTGAGCAAATAACGACAACCAGCACGACAAGGTCAATAACATTAGATCCAGCAACAGCTTATTATTGGAATGTCGTTGCGTTTGATGGCGAAGATGAAGCGGAAGCATCGCCAACCCTGGCGTTTTATACGGAGGGTGCAGGAGTTGTAAATTATGCGCCATTTGCGGCCTCTATAAATGCACCAGCATTAGATGTTTTTTTAGATTCAGGACTAACTACATTAGATTGGACTGGGAGTGATGTTGATACTAATGATACGTTAACATACGATTTGTTTTTTGGAGAGACTGCTGATCCTGTTTTAGTGCAATCAGGTCTAACAACCTCTACCTTTGATGTTACAACAGTAGCTGCTACAACATATTATTGGAGAGTAGATACAACAGATGATAGTGATGTAAAAAGTATTGGACAAGTTTGGTCGTTTAGCACAAACTAAGAACATGTTAAGTTATAAATATAAATGGCAGACTAATTTTTTAGTCTGTCATTTTTTTTAGAAATAAACCCAAACTTATTGGGTCTAACCCCATAGATTCCTGTAACTCTAGGACAGTACCATGTTCTATAAATTGATCCGAAATACCTTTTCTAATCAACTTATTCTTATAGTTGTGTGTCGCTGAAAATTCAGCAATAGCACTACCAAAACCACCAATAATTGAAGCGTCTTCAATGGTGATTATAGTATCATGAGATTTAAAGACCTCATGAAGCATTGCTATGTCCAAAGGCTTTATAAAACGTAGGTCATAGTGTGAGAAAGCAGTCATGTCTTCCAATAAATCAAAAGCTTCCGTTATATTTTTAGCAATACTTCCTATAGATACTATTGCGATTTTAGTTCCTTTTTTAAGACGTTGACCTTTTCCTATTTCAATTTTAGAAAATGGTTGCTGCCAATCTAAAGTTGTACCACGTCCTCTAGGATATCTAATAGCGATAGGTTGTTCTAATCCCAATTGTGCAGTATACATAATGTTTCGTAGCTCAATTTCATTTCTGGGTGCAAACAAGATGAGGTTTGGTACGCATCGTAAATAAGCGATGTCGTAAACACCATGATGTGTTGCACCATCTTCTCCTACTAAACCAGCGCGATCTAAACAGAATATAACAGACAGGTTTTGTAAAGCAACATCATGTATAACTTGGTCGTAAGCACGTTGTAAAAAGGTGGAGTAGATATTGCAAAAAGGAATCATGCCTTGAGTGGCTAATCCAGCAGCAAAAGTAACCGCATGTTGTTCTGCAATACCGACATCAAAAGCACGCTCAGGCATTTGCTCCATCATATATTTTAAAGAACTACCTGTCGGCATGGCAGGAGTAATTCCAATAATTTTTTCGTTTTGTTTTGCTAACTCAACGATGGTGTGCCCAAAAACATCTTGATATTTAGGTGGTTGTTTTATGTCTGATTTTGGGTTTAGTTCCCCTGTGTCTTTATTAAATTTTCCAGGCGCATGGTAAGTAACTTGATTTTCTTCTGCTTGACGTAACCCTTTGCCTTTAGTTGTAATAACGTGCAGGAATTTTGGTCCTTTAACCTTTTTTAGTCGTTCAAGTTCTGAAATTAAAAGCGGTAAATCATGACCATCTATTGGTCCAGAATAATCAAAATTTAAAGCTTCAAAAATATTGTCTTGCTTTTCTGTGCCTTTTTTTACGTTAGTTAAATATTGTTTTAACGCACCAACACTTGGGTCAATACCAATAGCATTGTCGTTTAAAATAACCAAGAGGTTGGCATCTGTAACTCCTGCGTGATTTAAGCCTTCAAAAGCCATTCCGCTAGCTATAGAGGCATCTCCAATTACAGCAATATGTTGTGTGTCAAAATCACCTTTTAAATTAGAAGCAATTGCCATACCTAAGGCAGCCGAAATAGAGGTAGAGGAGTGACCAACACCAAAAGTGTCAAACGGACTCTCTGATCTGTTAGGAAAACCACTTAGGCCTCCAAGTTGTCTATTACTTTCAAAATTATCGCGTCTACCGGTTAATATTTTATGCCCATAGGCTTGATGTCCAACGTCCCAAACGAGTTGGTCTTTTGGTGTGTTGAATACATAATGTAAAGCAATAGTTAGTTCGATTACGCCAAGACTAGCACCTAAATGCCCTTCTTTAGTGGCGACGATATTAATTATAAAAGCACGTAGCTCTATAGCCAGAATAGGTAAATCGTCTTGTTTTAATAAGCGAAGTTGTTCTGGAGAATCAATGGTATGTAAGAGTTTGTTTTGCACTTAGCAAAAATACAAGATTTTATTCTTCTTCTGTATTAAATATTATGGGTAAAGCATATAGTGAAGCAACGGTTTGACCATCTTTTTTAGCAGGAATAAGTTTTGGTAG
This portion of the Olleya sp. Bg11-27 genome encodes:
- the dxs gene encoding 1-deoxy-D-xylulose-5-phosphate synthase, encoding MQNKLLHTIDSPEQLRLLKQDDLPILAIELRAFIINIVATKEGHLGASLGVIELTIALHYVFNTPKDQLVWDVGHQAYGHKILTGRRDNFESNRQLGGLSGFPNRSESPFDTFGVGHSSTSISAALGMAIASNLKGDFDTQHIAVIGDASIASGMAFEGLNHAGVTDANLLVILNDNAIGIDPSVGALKQYLTNVKKGTEKQDNIFEALNFDYSGPIDGHDLPLLISELERLKKVKGPKFLHVITTKGKGLRQAEENQVTYHAPGKFNKDTGELNPKSDIKQPPKYQDVFGHTIVELAKQNEKIIGITPAMPTGSSLKYMMEQMPERAFDVGIAEQHAVTFAAGLATQGMIPFCNIYSTFLQRAYDQVIHDVALQNLSVIFCLDRAGLVGEDGATHHGVYDIAYLRCVPNLILFAPRNEIELRNIMYTAQLGLEQPIAIRYPRGRGTTLDWQQPFSKIEIGKGQRLKKGTKIAIVSIGSIAKNITEAFDLLEDMTAFSHYDLRFIKPLDIAMLHEVFKSHDTIITIEDASIIGGFGSAIAEFSATHNYKNKLIRKGISDQFIEHGTVLELQESMGLDPISLGLFLKKMTD